The proteins below come from a single Zea mays cultivar B73 chromosome 8, Zm-B73-REFERENCE-NAM-5.0, whole genome shotgun sequence genomic window:
- the LOC103631463 gene encoding DNA primase small subunit, producing the protein MGRDYDPMEIDDQKQQQLEVTAAVPEGFNTDYLRVYYGKLFPYGDFFKWLCYGNDGKHPGCDQSYVGRREFSFTLENDIYLRFQSFDTATELESSIKEKCPFKIDIGPVYSVDPSKRHAYAQSGNNVFVPVERELIFDIDISDYDDVRYCCSGADVCRDCWPLMTIAIKILDTSLRDDFGFSHILWVYSGRRGVHCWVCDSRARKLSNEQRAAIADYFRVYKGGENALKKVSLAGPVLHPFLARSYMDVLKTFFEDRLLLNQQLFASEERCRKILDLIPDESVASEVHDKWQGNRRSSISKEDVNATRWEQLKMTLQSGKKAQGLRRCVEEIVFSYTYPRLDMEVSKHMNHLLKAPFCIHPKTGRVCVPIDPSNCDDFDPAAVPTLSQLLGELNATGFQTDPENNWERTSLGKSISFFRTSFLHPLLKACKEELESAYSAKLQQSKNSLDW; encoded by the exons ATGGGTAGGGACTATGACCCTATGGAGATTGACGACCAGAAGCAGCAACAGCTAGAAGTCACCGCTGCGGTGCCAGAAGGGTTCAACACTGACTATCTCCGTGTCTACTACG GAAAGCTCTTCCCATATGGTGATTTCTTCAAATGGCTTTGCTATGGAAATG ATGGAAAGCACCCTGGATGTGATCAATCATATGTTGGACGTCGAGAGTTTTCGTTTACACTGGAGAATGACATTTACTTGCGCTTCCAATCCTTTGATACTGCTACTGAATTAGAGAGTTCTATCAAGGAGAAGTGCCCTTTCAAGATTGATATTGGACCTGTCTACAGCGTAGAT CCTTCAAAGCGTCACGCTTACGCCCAATCTGGCAATAATGTCTTTGTACCAGTCGAGAGGGAACTAATTTTTGACATT GATATATCTGATTATGATGATGTTCGCTACTGCTGCTCTGGAGCTGATGTCTGCAGAGACTGCTGGCCCTTGATGACAATTGCTATCAAAATTTTGGATACTTCTCTTAGAG ATGATTTTGGTTTCAGTCACATACTATGGGTATACAGTGGACGTCGTGGTGTCCATTGCTGGGTCTGTGATAGCAGAGCAAGAAA GCTCAGCAATGAACAAAGGGCTGCAATTGCTGACTACTTTCGAGTCTACAAG GGTGGTGAAAATGCACTGAAGAAAGTATCCTTGGCTGGACCTGTTCTCCATCCCTTCCTTGC CCGGTCATACATGGATGTTCTTAAAACCTTCTTTGAAGATAGGTTGCTCCTTAACCAACAACTCTTTGCATCAGAGGAGAGATGTCGGAAGATACTCGATCTCATCCCTGATGAAA GTGTTGCTAGTGAGGTCCATGACAAGTGGCAGGGAAATAGACGATCTTCTATTTCAAAAGAAGATGTCAATGCGACCAGATGGGAGCAATTGAAGATGACTTTACAGTCTGGAAAAAAG GCTCAGGGGCTTCGTAGATGTGTGGAAGAGATTGTCTTCTCATACACATACCCTAGACTTGACATGGAG GTATCAAAGCACATGAATCATTTACTAAAAGCTCCCTTTTGTATACATCCAAAGACAG GCCGTGTTTGTGTTCCGATTGACCCCAGTAACTGTGATGATTTTGATCCTGCGGCTGTTCCGACTCTATCACAG CTTTTAGGAGAGCTGAATGCTACTGGTTTTCAGACAGATCCTGAAAATA ATTGGGAAAGAACGTCCCTTGGGAAATCCATCAGTTTTTTCAGAACTTCCTTCCTGCACCCATTGCTGAAAGCATGCAAG GAGGAACTGGAAAGTGCATATAGCGCGAAGCTTCAGCAGTCCAAGAATTCCTTGGACTGGTAA